In a genomic window of Oncorhynchus clarkii lewisi isolate Uvic-CL-2024 unplaced genomic scaffold, UVic_Ocla_1.0 unplaced_contig_11936_pilon_pilon, whole genome shotgun sequence:
- the LOC139405428 gene encoding regulator of G-protein signaling 4-like isoform X1: MCKGLSSLPSSCLEKAKGMRVKLSHLADKQEWTHHKHRVHEDRTLQDLESLLNSKIGQKAFLWFLQSEFSEENLQFWLACEEYRVTPPWQQGAKAQSMYGQYINPGSPQEVNLDAETREALLRVMEEPAGDTFHEAQQHVYHLMAKDSYPRFLRSPHCLEALRVP, encoded by the exons ATGTGTAAAGgactgtcctcccttccctcgTCGTGCTTGGAGAA agcaAAGGGGATGCGGGTGAAGTTGAGTCACCTGGCTGACAAACAGGAGTGGACACATCACAAACACag GGTCCATGAGGACAGGACTCTTCAGGATCTGGAGTCTCTACTCAACAGCAAGA TTGGCCAGAAAGCTTTCCTCTGGTTCCTGCAGTCTGAGTTCAGTGAGGAGAACCTGCAGTTCTGGTTGGCCTGTGAGGAGTACAGGGTTACCCCCCCATGGCAGCAGGGGGCCAAGGCCCAGTCTATGTACGGCCAATACATCAACCCTGGTTCACCACAGGAG GTGAACCTGGATGCTGAGACCAGGGAGGCTCTACTGCGAGTGATGGAAGAGCCTGCAGGCGACACATTCCACGAGGCCCAACAACACGTCTACCACCTGATGGCCAAAGACTCTTATCCTCGCTTCCTGCGCTCCCCACACTGCCTGGAGGCCCTTAGGGTTCCTTAG
- the LOC139405428 gene encoding regulator of G-protein signaling 13-like isoform X2 — protein MRVKLSHLADKQEWTHHKHRVHEDRTLQDLESLLNSKIGQKAFLWFLQSEFSEENLQFWLACEEYRVTPPWQQGAKAQSMYGQYINPGSPQEVNLDAETREALLRVMEEPAGDTFHEAQQHVYHLMAKDSYPRFLRSPHCLEALRVP, from the exons ATGCGGGTGAAGTTGAGTCACCTGGCTGACAAACAGGAGTGGACACATCACAAACACag GGTCCATGAGGACAGGACTCTTCAGGATCTGGAGTCTCTACTCAACAGCAAGA TTGGCCAGAAAGCTTTCCTCTGGTTCCTGCAGTCTGAGTTCAGTGAGGAGAACCTGCAGTTCTGGTTGGCCTGTGAGGAGTACAGGGTTACCCCCCCATGGCAGCAGGGGGCCAAGGCCCAGTCTATGTACGGCCAATACATCAACCCTGGTTCACCACAGGAG GTGAACCTGGATGCTGAGACCAGGGAGGCTCTACTGCGAGTGATGGAAGAGCCTGCAGGCGACACATTCCACGAGGCCCAACAACACGTCTACCACCTGATGGCCAAAGACTCTTATCCTCGCTTCCTGCGCTCCCCACACTGCCTGGAGGCCCTTAGGGTTCCTTAG